A window of the Alnus glutinosa chromosome 4, dhAlnGlut1.1, whole genome shotgun sequence genome harbors these coding sequences:
- the LOC133865725 gene encoding uncharacterized protein LOC133865725, with translation MAKTKVQKNMSQTTWHKICESFANEDWKRKSLCNKANRSMLKTNHTSESRSFISHRHSKKRQTGVEPKVIDFYKTSHTKKDGSFVTPLCEKRYNLMQEMLVDEEVVLNEDEIFTQVLGGKRSGHVRGMGKYVIPTPSSSHS, from the exons ATGGCCAAGACAAAAGTTCAAAAGAATATGTCACAAACCACGTGGCATAAGATATGTGAATCATTTGCCAACGAAGATTGGAAGCGTAAGTCCTTATGTAATAAAGCGAATAGATCGATGTTGAAGACCAATCACACATCCGAGTCTAGATCTTTTATTAGTCATCGACATAGTAAG AAGAGACAAACTGGGGTGGAACCTAAGGTAATTGACTTTTATAAGACCTCTCACACAAAGAAAGATGGGTCATTTGTTACTCCGCTGTGTGAAAAACGATAc AATTTGATGCAAGAAATGTTGGTTGACGAAGAAGTTGTCTTAAATGAAGATGAAATATTTACACAAGTTCTTGGTGGGAAACGTTCTGGCCATGTTAGAGGGATGGGAAAATATGTCATACCTACCCCATCCTCTTCACATTCGTGA